A genomic region of Fodinisporobacter ferrooxydans contains the following coding sequences:
- a CDS encoding spore germination protein, with amino-acid sequence MPAILGAFKVINVSSGGVVHIGDVGVIAPKTTAKTYAGSGSFNTGDFPTTGNLVSSTNTNDSDISDENIVSGI; translated from the coding sequence ATGCCTGCTATACTTGGAGCATTCAAAGTCATTAACGTTTCATCCGGAGGCGTCGTACACATCGGGGATGTCGGAGTCATCGCGCCGAAGACAACCGCCAAGACCTATGCGGGATCCGGCTCTTTTAATACAGGTGACTTTCCTACTACGGGCAACCTTGTAAGTTCGACAAATACGAACGATTCGGATATTAGCGACGAAAACATTGTGAGCGGCATTTAA
- a CDS encoding methyl-accepting chemotaxis protein, which produces MAMKGLTIKNRLIGSFAAILIIPSITIGYLSYSDAQTQIKQQLVRSADQNVGLLNSIITNTLKGKFQDLDRLSKLITQTDYQGNETSVAAQKLENYAAYQEDIKSAFVVTNTGDIITPSTQKLPGNFNPKTSTWYQEAMRQKGKVILSGPFVNPADKSLLVTIAKTTADDSGVIGMNFNLKNIADQTKNIKFGNQGYIVVYDENKKFLIHPTIAPGKKIPAYDDGLYRQKSGTVNYMFNGQPKMMIFDTNPLTGWKIAGNMSTSEITDLAYPILYKSFFVTMIALIIGGLLVYFIIRSILRPLKHMLGVSKKISQGDLTEKLEINSNDELSQLSLSFNTMSDSLRSIVSEIGMTVRHLASSSEELSASTEQTSRATEQIAASIQEVSAGSQQQAKDLEQASQTVSEMASGIQQISYSSETVSTTAAETSEATLEGNKAIHKAINQMNSIHTTVLDASQSIKELGDYAKNIDTIVEVITNISSQTNLLALNAAIEAARAGEHGRGFAVVADEVRKLAEQSQNSAKQISDYIATIQVGIKKAVESMDAGTKEVNSGIEVVNLAKNSFGKISTSVDEVFRQIQEVSATTEQMSAGAEEIVRVVDRIVEASETTSSATQTVSAATEEQLASMEEISSFASTLAKTAEELQSVINKFRV; this is translated from the coding sequence ATGGCTATGAAAGGACTTACAATAAAAAACAGATTAATTGGATCATTTGCAGCAATATTAATCATTCCTAGCATCACTATCGGTTATTTATCCTATTCCGACGCACAAACTCAAATCAAACAGCAACTGGTTCGATCGGCTGATCAAAATGTGGGACTGCTGAATTCTATCATCACAAACACATTAAAAGGGAAATTTCAAGATTTGGATCGACTATCAAAACTCATCACACAGACGGATTATCAAGGAAATGAAACATCTGTTGCCGCGCAAAAACTGGAAAATTATGCGGCATATCAAGAAGACATAAAAAGCGCATTTGTCGTTACGAACACAGGGGATATCATAACACCATCCACGCAAAAATTGCCGGGGAACTTTAACCCCAAAACGTCCACATGGTATCAGGAAGCCATGCGCCAAAAAGGGAAAGTAATACTGTCAGGGCCCTTTGTAAATCCGGCAGATAAGTCTCTGCTTGTGACTATCGCGAAAACGACAGCTGACGATAGCGGAGTAATCGGCATGAATTTTAATCTGAAAAATATAGCAGATCAAACAAAAAACATTAAGTTCGGGAATCAGGGATATATAGTAGTGTATGATGAGAATAAAAAATTCTTGATTCATCCAACCATAGCTCCCGGCAAGAAAATACCGGCGTATGATGATGGTTTGTATCGACAGAAATCTGGTACAGTAAATTATATGTTCAACGGTCAGCCAAAGATGATGATCTTTGATACGAATCCTTTGACTGGTTGGAAAATTGCCGGCAATATGTCAACAAGCGAAATCACGGATTTAGCGTATCCAATCTTATATAAATCATTTTTCGTAACAATGATCGCACTGATTATTGGTGGACTATTGGTATATTTCATCATTCGTTCGATATTGCGACCGTTAAAGCATATGCTTGGAGTTTCCAAGAAAATCAGTCAAGGCGACTTGACAGAAAAGTTAGAAATTAACTCAAATGATGAATTAAGTCAACTGAGTTTAAGTTTTAATACGATGAGTGATTCGCTTCGTTCCATCGTATCTGAAATTGGCATGACAGTCAGACATCTGGCTTCATCTTCTGAGGAACTATCGGCAAGTACCGAACAAACAAGCAGAGCAACAGAACAGATTGCTGCATCGATTCAAGAAGTGTCCGCAGGATCTCAACAGCAGGCAAAGGATTTAGAACAAGCGTCGCAAACTGTAAGTGAAATGGCTTCCGGAATTCAGCAAATTTCCTATAGTTCAGAAACTGTTTCCACGACTGCTGCTGAAACATCCGAGGCGACGCTAGAGGGCAATAAAGCAATACATAAAGCCATCAATCAGATGAATTCCATCCATACAACAGTACTCGATGCATCTCAGTCGATTAAAGAATTAGGGGATTACGCCAAAAACATCGATACAATCGTTGAAGTGATTACAAACATTTCTTCCCAAACGAATCTTTTGGCTTTAAACGCTGCGATCGAAGCGGCAAGAGCCGGCGAACACGGAAGAGGATTTGCGGTAGTCGCCGACGAAGTGCGGAAACTGGCCGAACAATCGCAAAACTCTGCAAAACAAATTTCTGATTATATTGCAACGATTCAAGTTGGAATCAAGAAAGCAGTTGAATCCATGGATGCCGGAACAAAGGAAGTCAATTCCGGCATAGAAGTGGTGAATTTGGCGAAAAATTCCTTTGGTAAAATTTCTACATCTGTCGATGAGGTATTTCGACAAATTCAAGAAGTTTCTGCTACAACTGAACAAATGTCTGCGGGTGCAGAAGAAATTGTACGAGTGGTAGATCGTATCGTGGAAGCTTCAGAAACAACATCGTCGGCAACACAAACGGTATCTGCTGCGACGGAAGAACAACTGGCATCGATGGAAGAGATATCTTCATTTGCCAGTACTTTGGCGAAAACGGCGGAAGAACTGCAAAGTGTGATAAATAAATTCAGAGTCTAA
- a CDS encoding spore germination protein GerPB: protein MRVNQKITVGSITINSVQNSSIVQIGSSGMIQSQSESLQSPPTANGNGGPANGTSPKGAAPAASPTQPNGLTPPGLPGNVPACPPAGTEVNGFTPKTYPFVNEAPMGPVGGIGITRDEQADQSDTPS, encoded by the coding sequence ATGCGGGTGAATCAAAAAATCACGGTAGGCTCCATTACAATTAATTCTGTTCAAAATTCATCGATTGTTCAGATTGGCAGCAGCGGAATGATCCAAAGCCAGTCTGAATCCCTGCAATCACCTCCGACTGCCAATGGAAATGGGGGACCTGCAAACGGGACATCGCCAAAGGGAGCGGCGCCGGCAGCATCCCCCACGCAACCAAACGGTTTGACTCCTCCAGGACTGCCAGGCAATGTGCCGGCCTGTCCGCCTGCTGGCACGGAAGTGAACGGATTCACCCCGAAGACGTATCCGTTCGTGAATGAAGCGCCGATGGGGCCTGTAGGCGGAATCGGCATTACGAGAGACGAGCAGGCGGATCAATCGGACACCCCGAGTTAA
- a CDS encoding acyl-CoA dehydrogenase family protein, whose product MIKKSMDEFIRNDREQELIQMVDTLAARFAKRAAKYDVEGSFPFENFADLKSAGYLKLTVPKEFGGDEISLYEMLLLQERLATGDGSTALAVGWHVGLMLNLRYTRSWPDGLYAEFCRNVVEKGTMLNNFASEPTTGSPTRGGRPATIAERVDGGWVITGRKTFSTLSPVLDQFVVTASIANEDSVGEFLVAKSEGVQVEETWDTLGMRGTGSHDLILQRAFVEDGKLLRRVVPGEKSLQDQLGNGWLLHIPACYLGIAFSARNFAVQFAKRHRPNSLQGSISELPHIQSQIGQMEAELRTARTLMYSIAERWDQDIENRPHFKTELGLVKYVATNSALSVVDKAMRIVGGLSLYRTLPLERMYRDVRAGLHNPPMDDAVIRDLAKTALSEA is encoded by the coding sequence ATGATAAAAAAATCAATGGATGAATTTATACGAAACGACAGAGAGCAAGAGTTGATTCAAATGGTGGACACATTGGCTGCCCGTTTTGCAAAGCGTGCCGCAAAATATGATGTTGAAGGCAGCTTTCCATTTGAAAACTTTGCCGATTTAAAGAGCGCAGGGTATTTGAAGCTCACCGTGCCAAAGGAATTTGGCGGCGATGAGATTTCTCTATATGAAATGCTGCTTTTGCAAGAACGTTTGGCTACGGGTGACGGTTCAACGGCGTTGGCAGTCGGTTGGCACGTTGGACTGATGTTAAATTTACGTTATACGCGAAGTTGGCCGGATGGCTTGTATGCAGAATTCTGCCGGAATGTAGTAGAGAAAGGAACTATGCTGAATAATTTTGCGAGCGAGCCGACAACCGGCAGCCCCACGCGCGGCGGCAGGCCAGCGACGATTGCGGAACGGGTCGACGGCGGTTGGGTAATTACAGGCAGAAAGACGTTCAGTACGTTAAGCCCGGTCTTGGATCAATTTGTCGTGACAGCAAGTATCGCAAATGAAGATTCCGTCGGCGAATTTCTTGTTGCAAAGTCAGAAGGTGTTCAGGTCGAAGAAACATGGGATACGTTAGGGATGCGCGGTACAGGCAGCCATGATTTGATCTTGCAGCGGGCATTTGTTGAAGACGGAAAATTGCTGCGGCGAGTGGTTCCGGGAGAAAAGTCTTTGCAGGATCAGTTGGGAAATGGCTGGCTTTTACATATACCCGCCTGTTATTTGGGCATTGCATTTTCTGCCCGCAATTTTGCCGTTCAATTTGCCAAGCGCCATCGACCCAACAGTCTGCAAGGATCGATTTCAGAACTTCCGCACATCCAGTCACAAATCGGGCAAATGGAAGCGGAATTGCGGACTGCGCGCACGCTTATGTATTCGATAGCTGAGCGCTGGGATCAAGATATTGAGAATCGGCCGCATTTCAAAACCGAGTTGGGATTGGTCAAATATGTTGCGACAAATTCCGCATTGTCCGTTGTTGACAAAGCGATGCGTATCGTAGGCGGATTGAGCCTATATCGGACATTGCCGTTAGAACGTATGTATCGGGATGTGCGGGCGGGATTGCACAATCCGCCGATGGATGATGCGGTCATACGGGATTTGGCGAAAACGGCGCTTTCTGAGGCGTGA
- a CDS encoding MgtC/SapB family protein, which produces MKAILLFYDLDIELQYFPIIVIRVLIAFIAGCLIGLERESFVDLPFSQYGAIFRTYSLVCIGSCLFVIAAKFGFKTDRVAAQIVTGVGFLGAGIIYKNKVIKGIPTASGIWVTAAIGMLFGCGFYATGILATVLAYFIMDLPHRFQKLFLRMIRKNDPIVHPLKTDND; this is translated from the coding sequence ATGAAGGCGATTTTACTGTTTTACGATCTAGATATAGAACTTCAATATTTCCCGATTATCGTCATTCGAGTTTTGATTGCATTTATTGCCGGTTGTTTGATCGGTTTGGAACGTGAAAGCTTTGTCGATCTTCCATTTTCCCAATACGGAGCGATATTCCGAACGTATTCTCTTGTCTGCATAGGTTCCTGTCTGTTCGTGATCGCGGCGAAGTTTGGGTTTAAAACAGACCGGGTTGCCGCGCAAATCGTTACAGGCGTCGGTTTTCTTGGTGCTGGAATCATTTATAAAAACAAAGTAATAAAAGGGATTCCGACCGCTTCCGGAATCTGGGTAACTGCAGCAATCGGGATGCTTTTTGGATGCGGATTTTATGCAACTGGAATTCTTGCAACGGTTCTTGCGTATTTTATTATGGATTTACCCCATCGTTTTCAAAAATTATTCTTACGGATGATACGAAAGAATGATCCAATCGTTCATCCATTAAAAACAGACAACGATTAA